One Peromyscus leucopus breed LL Stock chromosome 20, UCI_PerLeu_2.1, whole genome shotgun sequence genomic window, aggaagtgggctGCTGTATTGTTGGCCAGAGTGAGAAGCTGGTCCCTGCTGATGGAATCCTGTATGCTGCCCGAGACGTGACAGCTACTGTGGACAGCGTGCCACTCATTACAGGTGACCTGATATGGGTACCCTGACTGACATACAATCCACTAGGCACTGCCACCTTTATCACAGAGGCAACCCCTTCTGTCCCCAGGTATCATACCCTGGGGATGATGTTTCTGTTCTCCACAGCATCAATCCTCAGTAAGAAGGTCGTGGAGGGACTGTCCACTCTGGTGGTAGATGTTAAGTTTGGGGGGGCTGCAGTCTTCCCAGACCAGGAGCAGGCCCGAGAGCTGGCAAAGACATTGGTGAGCCCGTGCTGGGCCTCTGTGgcctttctttcctatttcttcttttctttctttttctttttctttttttctttttctttttttttttttttgtttgtttgtttggttggttggttttgagagacagggtttctctgtgtacctttggctgtcctggatctcgctctgtagaccaggctggcctcaaactcacagagacccgcctgccactgcctcccaagtgctaggattaaaggcgtgcgccaccaccgctggacCTCTGTGGCCTTTCTGTGAAGGAATGTGAACCTTCACATTCACCTTCTGCCATACCCTTGCCTCTGCCCACTCAATAATACGGGTAGAACCAACTGGCAATCCCCCTTTCCAGCCCTCCTACCCTATCTAATCAAGGCTGTCCTGAGCTTGGGCTGGGAAAATCCTGCACAGAGCCCCTGCACTTAGGATGGATCACAAGAacaccccatcaccaccaccacctggcagtgtTGGTTTCTGATCTCCACCCCAAACCGTCCCTGACATCTTAACCCAGGTGCAGCAGGCATAGAATTTGGTAATGCCAGCTGGACACTGAGTAGTGCCTCCCCAGGTTAGCACAGGAGTGGGCCTGGGGTTGCGGGTCGCAGCAGCCCTGACCGCCATGGATGACCCTCTGGGCCGCAGCGTGGGTCATACCCTGGAAGTGGAAGAAGCACTGCTTTGTCTGGACGGTGCGGGGCCGCCGGACCTACGGGACCTGGTCATTAGGCTAGGTGAGAGGGCTGGGGTTAAGACCACCTATCTGCATGCCAGGAGCTCTCAACTCCTGCAGCTTCTGCAGCTTCTGCAGCTTCTGGGCTCCGTCCCTCCCGCCAGCAGGGGGCGCCATCCTTTGGCTTAGCGGACAGGCGGAAACCCAAGACCAGGGCGCCGCCCGAGTGGCCGCGGCGTTGGATGACGGCTCTGCGCTGCGCCGCTTCCAGCTGATGCTTTCGGCGCAGGGCGTGGACCCCGGCCTAGCCAGAGCCCTGTGCTCCGGGAGCCCCACGCAACGCCGCCAGCTGCTGCCCCACGCCAGAGAACAAGAGGAGCTGCTCGCACCGGCAGACGGTGAGACCGGATATGCCTGGCCAGGCCCCACCCACTTCCTCTCCGCGTCTTTTCTTTCCCGGTCCTGCCCTCGTGCGTCCGCCCGCCGCTCCTCAGCGACAGTCTTCTCCCTTAGGCACCGTGGAGCACGTCCTGGCGTTGCCGCTGGCCCGTGTGCTTCACGAGCTCGGGGCCGGACGCAGCCGAGCGGGGCAGCCGATCAGGCCGGGAGTGGGTGCCGAGCTGCTGGTCGACGTGGGTCAGTGGCTGCACCGCGGTGAGCGCCGTCCGGAAGCCGGAACCACTCCCACACTCCCGGTCGCCCACCCGCCCGCCCGCTGTGACCTAGGTAACCGCTTCCGTCGTTCGTGCAGGTACACCCTGGCTCCGCGTACACCTGGACGGCCCCGCGCTCAGCGGCCAGCAGCGCCGCGCTCTACAGGGGGCGCTCGTGCTGTCGGACCGCGCACCCTTCAAGGCCGCTTCGCCCTTCGCTGAACTAGTCCTCCCCCCGACCATCGCACAGCCCTAAATCCGACCCCACCGTAGGCAGGTAGGGGGGGGGTCCCGCAGTTGAGCAAGCCCCCCACACTAGGGGCGGGCCCGGGTGGGACACGGTGAACACGTGACCTCCGCGATTTGTCTATGAGGGTAATGCTGCTGCCTCATCCACTGCGTTGCAGCGAGCTAGAGACCTGCTAGTGTGAGGTGCGGATGCTGGGGCTCACAAAAGGGGTGTGTTATTAATATTTACCAGTCCCATCTTCTCGGGGTGGTGTCAGGGGCCAGCTCAGGGACAGACGGGCCCATGGTGCCCTGAGCATGAATGGGTTGGGCTGTGTGACATTGATGGCACTGGTTTTCTGCTGAGCCTCAGATCACACTGTAGTGACCCCTGAGGCCAGAAAGGATTACCCCTTTAAGGTGGTAAACCAGAGTATCAACATCCttcctttaaaagatttattgtaaATAGACACGTGTGCTCTGGTGCCCAGGCAAAGCATATTCTGAATGCCTCCAGGCATCAGAGGGAAGCCTGGCAGTTGAGGTGCAGGCTGTCCATCCATAGATTGCAGTAATGAAGCCGAGGCTCCTAGGTTAAAGAACTAGGAGTGACAGGTGTGGAGCAAACCGTCTATGGACATTTGGTGTTGCCGAAGCTGAAGCTGAAGGCTTGAGGTGGAACAGTTCTGAGTTCTGATGGGCCCATGCAGACAGCTGGCTAAGCTGCTTGGATGTGGGGGGATGAATTTCTCCCGCGGTGGAGGCCCGGGCACCTTCcttgtctgctcttttctgacttCTGGCATCTCCGTTCTTTTCCAGAGGCTTCAGGTCCATGGTGCTACTGGCTCTAGGGCCCAAAGCTTGGCCCAGGCTCTCTCCGTTCAAACCTCGAGTCCTTCTCCGGATCCCAGGAAGTGAAACTCTGTATGTAAAGTCCCGACACTTGTCAGGGCAGGGCCAGCCCCAAGGCCCTGGCCTAAGAACTAGGCTGCTGATCACTGCCCTGTTTGGGGCTGGACTGGGCTGGGCCTGGCTGACAGCAAGAGCTGAGAAGGAGCAGTGGCGCCAACAGCAGCGGACCGAGGCCCTGCGCCAGGCTGCTGTGGGTCAGGGTGACTTCAGCCTACTGGACCACCACGGCCAGCCTCGATGCAAAGCTGACTTCCGAGGCCAGTGGGTCCTGATGTACTTTGGCTTCACTCACTGCCCTGACATCTGCCCCGATGAGCTGGAGAAGCTGGTGAAGGTGGTACAGAAGCTAGAGGCAGAGCCTGATCTGCCTCTGGTACAACCCGTCTTCATCTCTGTGGACCCCGAGCGGGATGACGTAGCAGCCATGGCCCGGTATGTGCAGGACTTCCACCCAAGGCTGCTGGGTCTGACTGGTTCTAAAGAACAGGTGGCCCAGGCTAGCCGCAACTACCGTGTGTACTACAGCGCTGGTCCCAAGGACGAGGACCAGGACTATATTGTGGACCACTCCATTGCCATCTACTTGCTCAACCCAGATGGTCTCTTCACAGACTACTATGGGCGGAGCAGGTCAGCAGAGCAGATTGTAGAGAGTGTACGTCGGCACATAGCTGCCTTCCGTAGCATCCTGCCCTGAACTATGCTACCTAAGCCCTGTCAATAAATGAATGTACttaatctgtatgtgtgtgctctaTCCGCACCCCATTTAAATGGTTTGTTAGGTGAACAGGTAGGGGTAGCAACGCCACTTTATTAGGCTAggccagccaggaagcagcactggaGTAAATGGCCCCACAGCACATTAAGGGCACAAGATTTCCAGGTATACACTACCTTCCACCCCTGCCTCAGTGCTCTCCACTCAAGGCTGGGCCATGGAGGGGGCAGCATAGGTCTGGAAGCGGGTATGAGCTCGTTGGTGTGTGAGCAGTCTCAGAGACATGGTGTCCACAGCTGCCTCCAGTCCTGGCTGCTGGGTGATCTCCACCGTATAGTCATTAGCCTGTGGAGACGAGGCATCAGCAGAGTCCAGGGGTGTTTCCCCATCCATCCCATGTGTCCCAGGCCACTCACCAGTTGCAAGGAGGCCAGCATGGAGCGGCACACCTCAAAAGCAGGCTGCCCAGCTACGAGCTCTGCAAAGGGGCACCACTCATTGAGCTGGGGGAAGCGTGAGACCAACTGGTCCCCGTAGGTGTGGATATCAAAGGGTACATGCTGCTCCTGCACAGGGGAAGGACGCATTAGCTTCCAGTGGAGAGACAGCTCTGAACAAACCCCAACTGGTGGCAGGCGGTTACAGTACCAAGCAGCATGCCTCACCTGCTCCTGGAGCAGGGGCTGGATAGTATCTTCCCAGTCCCTGATGCGCTGGCTCAGCTCTGTCTCCTGGACAAACTTCTGGGAGGTGGCAATGAAGAGTTCCTGCGGAAGGACCAGTGGGTTCTTCCTTGCACGCAGAGCCCAGGATGCCCCACCACTCCCACCTGTTACCCAGGCTTACCACATTTCTTCGGACCAGCTCCTCATATCGCAGGGACTCTGGCATCGCCTCTGCATCTGGAAAGGCCAACCGCGAGCTGCTGCAGCTATGGGGCTAGACACTCTCCCCTCATGCAGCTCTTGCTCCCTCAGCACATCTCAGGGGCTCCCAATCCAGACCTACCTAGGTCAGCAGCTTCCCCAGGCATCACCCCCTCAGGCTCTGCATACTCTTCAGGTTCTAGAAAGTCGTCTGCTGAGACACGGAGAAGTGACCAGGGGCAGCTGCTCAGACAGCAATAGGTACTGAGAGCACCAACCCCcggcccccacccaccccacatcaGATGGCACCTACCTGCTACCCCTAGGTCTTCTAGGGAATCTTCCAAGCGTTCCTCCTCTACAGGCCACAGATCCTCCTTGGCACTGGGCAGCCATCTCTCAGTCACCTATCCAGAGAATATCTGTGAGGAATCTCACCTTCTAGGCCCTGTGGGGTCTGACTTGAGTACTATGGGTACTTGCCTTCCGTCTCTGCAGCTTCTGAAGGGTCTCGAGTTGTTCTTTTACATGTTTCCAGTACAGCACTTCCATGTCTGCAGAAAAAGACCTTATGAGGGGCTTCCCCATCCAGCCCAAGCTCACATTTGTCCACCCAGGACTTCCAGTGACCCTGGCAGGGAGGATGGGGGTGGAGCTGGGGAAGGCGGTTAAGGACTATCTTCCCTGAACAGGTACGTAGGACCCCACCTCACCTGCAAAGGTTGGGCCCTTTCGCCGAGGCTTCCCGCTGTCAGCATGGTCGGCATCTGTCAGAGAGTAGTCAGCAAGAACCGGGCCAGAATCCCGGCACCCAGGCAAAAGGCTGTACCACCTTAGCCACACTCACTCACAGGCAGCCAGGTACCACTGGTGGAAGTCCTGCAGCTTGGTAGCACACTTCCTCTTGCGCTTCTGTCCTGGAACCTCTTCCACACAGGGGGGCACAGAATAGGGCTTACCTGGAGGCACAGAGGGACTGCATCCAGAGTGGCCAAGGGAAGGGCATACAGAACCCCCTCCAATCCACTACCTCAGAACTCAGTAGCTCTAGGCAGGGGAACATGAATGAGGTGCCACCATCCTACTGACCTTTCTGGAAGAGCTTAGAGTCCAAGGAGTCAAAAGGGTCCAGGCTCTGCCAGGGGTCTGGGGTCTCCTGAGCAAACACAAGCAGAAGTTGAGGGGGGGTAGAGCATGAGCCCCCCCTACCAGAGCTGACACAATGGGAACAGCCCAGGATTAGAGGCCCAGGGCTACGTGGGAGAGGACTTAAGTTTCTGGAAGAAGTATTAAGGGTCTAAAGGGCAACAGGGCAAAGACAGGACAGGGATACCCTTGAATATACCATCCCTGACAGGGCCCAGAGACCGGGCACCTCTCACCTGTAGCCGGGAGGCAGGCTCCTGGGCCCCTCGTGGCTCCCGCAGCATGTATCTCCTTGGCAAGGTGGCACTCTGCAAAGAAATAGCCCATAGGCTTTCCTTTCTGGCTCCTGTCCACCCAAGGCGCTCAAGATCCTAGAAATTCTGCTTAGGCTCACATCAAAAACATGGTTCAAGGCCCCCCTAGGGACTAAAAAGTAAAAGTTGGCAAAGTGCTGGACCCGCTAGCatggggacccgagttcaatccccagcattcacatagtcagctgggtgtggtggtgctcacTTGGGTTGTTGGACAGTTTCCTCTTAGATTAGAACTATGACACAGgatgtgaaaagaaaaatacaacaacaGGATGTCCTAAGGCAGTGGTCTCAGTCTTcttaatgctatgaccctttaacacagttcctcatgttgtgataatccaaccataaaatttcattactacttcataactgtaattttgctagttatgaatcataatgtaactatctgatatTTGATATGAGACCCCGAAAGGGGTCACAACCtacaggttaagaactgctgtTCTAAGATGAGGTGAAATACTTCATCCTGCAAGGACGATCATCAAGtaaactcaaaatagcttcaggaagttcctaaaaCTGATCAGATTCATTAGGCCCCTATTTTCCCAAGAGTACATAAACAGTAAAGACTCCGGAGAAGATTCTCCAACAGCCCAACCACTTAGAAGGCTTAGAAGTAGAGACTATCCAAGCTTCATAGAAGACTCAGACAAGCTAAGCTAACTGGAAGAGGTTGAGACCAACCAAGCCACAAGGAAAAGACACTctccagctgggcatggtggcacacgcctttatcccagcactggggggggtgggggggggtagaggcaggcagatatctgtttagttcgaggccagcctggtctatagagtgagttctaggataggctccaaagctacacagagaaaccctatctcggggaaaacaacaacaacaacaacaaaaaaccactctccaacctgctgagctgccttcaAGTTGTaatccaggtttccagcttttgtgagctacCACATATGCTTGGATGGGTCTTTGGTGATGCGGgtgtctctgagtcatttctgctcctatataACACCTCACCCACATCCCtctaagtaatcccaataaaattTGCATTGGTTCAACAAGTTGGACTTTGATGCCATTTGCATGTTGATCTGTCTTCAGTTCCCTACCTAGGGTGAATAGACATTTGCTCACATCTCCACAGGGCCAGGACAGAACAAAAGATGAAATGGAGAGAAGCACATGGTCCTGGAGGTACAGGGTAGCAAGTCATCTAAGTGAAGCCGAGCAGCCTACGAATGGGGAAAATTTCCAAATACAGATGTCCCTTCCCATGTGCTGTGTtagagtgtcttttttttttgggggggggggggacacgacaaggtttctctgtgtaacagttctggttgtcctagaactcgctttgtaaaccaggttagtctcaaactcacagagattcacctgcctctgcctcccaagggctgggataaTGGCTAATAGTGTCTTCCTGCTATGGTTCTTACTCTGTATGGGTAGTGAGACATGCAACTAAGGCTGAGCCATTAGGATTTTGATTTATCTGTGAAGGGAATTCCAGATAACAGTCTTCATCCATATGGTATGGGTGGCACGCCTGCTTGATAAAGTGGGGTCCACCACATGACTATGGAGATGTCCTGAAAAGAGCTCAGGGGTTGAGAGGAAATTCTGCAGTCTCCGACAGCACACCAGGGCAGAGGTTATTGGCAAGCAGCGGAAGAGGTTGCTTGGCCATCGCTGTGTGTAGTAAGACATGCACCTGGGCCTAAGATGGTAGCCAAGCAGGAACTTGTTTGTGTCAGGAGCAATGCAACAGCAAAGGGAGGTCAGTTAGCATCTTCCATGCTGGCCTCCCTCTGATCTGGCAAGTTAGTCAGATAAGTGAGAGAACAAGACAGAGGCCGTGACTTGCCACTTCTTAGGGCTTAGAggccaaaaggaaaataaaaattagatcCATGTTCAAAAGCCCTTCCTGGGATCCAAGAACATGGAAGCCATGGGAATAATAAGAGTGAGGAGGAGAACATGATAAAAAGTGATAGAAGGTACCCCTCGGGTCTGAACTTTAatagcaaaaaaggaaaaaatatgggACCAGCATGCAGATGGAGGTATTAACTATGGCCTAGTACAAGAAACTATGGTAATCCGCACTTAGACCGCTGGAAGTGAAGAATCCTTTGAGAAGCAATGGAAGAGCCTGTCACAGCCTGGCTTGTGAGGCTGTGGGACATGGAATCGGATGGGATCAGTCTGACTGCTGTGGATGCAGAATATGAGCAACAGAACTACCCATCCCTCAAGGAAAAGGCTGCATAACCTGAGGTATAAAGGAAACCAGTCGGCTGGCCTATCAGAACCATTAGGAACACGTGTTCATCTCTGTCTGTGGTCCCCATAACTGTCTGGGGATGGAcaacagcagaggaaggagaggcccTACTACGAGATCTGGGACCAAGAAGTTGTGCTTGACCCTCCCCAGGCCACACAGAACTATGTTCACAACCTTGAGGCTGGTATGGGGATGTAGCGGCTGTCGAGTCCCTTGGTGGGATGTGATCTTTATGGAGTAGCAGAGGCTTTGGCAGATCTGAGCAATCTAGTTTGCAAGGTGCTAAAGTACTTGGGAGGAGATAAGAGCAAACAAACAATGGGTCCTCTGTGTAACTAGGCAAGTGTTGTGTGGGCTCAGGACAGAAAGACTCACAGGCTTTTGAGCAGGCTAAGACCCTGTgcccctcccatcctgccccttcCTGAACATTATGTTCAGAGGCTACAGCTGGGACTATGGCAAAAGCAACCCAAGCAACCGGTCCCACAGGGCTTTGGTCTCAATCACGGAGAGGAGCAGAAGCTCAGTGCACAAGAATTCGTCATCTCAGCAGTGGGGAGGTGGACCTAGGTAGCTCCTTGGAGGTAAGTGGCAGACCGACCTAGCCTAATAGATGGGTGAAAGTCTTGGAAAACAGGGTGGGGGACTGACAAGAAGATGGTTCatcagctaagagcactggctattcttacagaggacccaagtttggttcccaacacctaccaggtagctcacaactatctgtaactccagctccaagggatccaacaccctcttctggcctccacagacatcagatatgtatgcatgcatgtatgggtgcttacacatacatataaaataaaaatgaatcttctatgggtttttttttttccaagacagggtttctctgtgtaattccagctgtcctggaactcgctctatagaccaggtcggtcttgaacttagagattcgcctacctctacctctcaagtgctgggattaaaggtatgtgccaccaccaactggctaacaaaaatgaatctttaaaaaaacaaaaagttggacAGCTTGTGAGGAATGAAACCCAAGGGTGACTTCTAACctccatatacatataaacacaaacaatCCTAAGGAGAaccagtcatcagggaaatgtttcctttaaaacCACAATATTGCTGGGGGGGTGTAACTCCACAagagagtgcttacctagcatgtacaatACAGTGGGTACAATACCTAGCACCATAaatataagtaagtaaataaacaaggAGAGAACATGATAACCTGGCATGATGACTCATACTtgtcccaatacttgggaggctgagacagaaggatcacaagttcaggaTTAGCCTGGACtataaaatgagaccctgtctccaataaccaaaccaaaccaaaataatagACTCCAGCATCCACCCAGAATTCATGTTAATGTTAATGTTCCCTTCTAAATACTAAAGGTTGGTTTTGGAAGAAGTAATCCCCTTTTCTGTGTGTGCCGTGTATAATTACCTAACTTCGTCTTTGGCTTGAGTGTGGTTGCCCACATGGATGAGTGAATGTGGAGGCTGAAGCGGATGTTCAGAATCATTCTCAAGTCTCCTTCCCCTTATTCAGTGAGGCAGAGTCTCTGATCAAAGCCAAAGTTCACCCTCGTGtttagtcttgctagccagcttgctctgggtaTCATGTCTCTACCTTCCAGGACTGGAATTCTAGGCAGGCCGCTACACCTACCCAACATTTATGTGGGCTCCTGGGAATCCAAactggtcctcatgcttacattaAACATGAAAGATCCTGCCTGgctggttttatttaaaaaaaaaaaaaaaaaaaaaaaaaaaagccagttggTGATGGCACAAGACattaattccagccctcaggaggcagaggcagtcgggtctctgtgagttcaaggccagcctggtctacagagagagttccatgacaggcaaggctacacagagaaaccctgtctcaagacaaaacaaaacaaaaatttttacaAGTTAAAAATTCTGTAtgtggctggatggtggtggcacacgcctttaatcccagcactcaggaggtagaggcaggtggatctctgagttcgaggccagcctggtctatagagtgagttccaggacaggctccaaagctacacagagaaaccctgactcgaaaaaccaaaataaaataaaataaaataaaaatctgtatgTGGGGATGCAGTCAATGTACATATGCGTGCAGACAC contains:
- the Ncaph2 gene encoding condensin-2 complex subunit H2 isoform X1 yields the protein MEDVEVRFAHLLQPIRDLTKNWEVDVAAQLGEYLEELDQICISFDEGKTTMNFIEAALLIQGSACVYSKKVEYLYSLVYQALDFISGKRRAKQLSLVQEDGSNRAVNSGATYETEDELLSLDDFPDSRANVDLKNDQASSELLIIPLLPMALVAPDEVEKNNSPLYSCQGEVLASRKDFRMNTCTPGPRGSFMLDPVGLCPVEPPDVCPMPRSRKDAEDVEEQPMEVSRNGSPVPVLCVSQEPDGPLLSGGDEDAEDVAELPEVAPEPAEPRTSQQSATLPRRYMLREPRGAQEPASRLQETPDPWQSLDPFDSLDSKLFQKGKPYSVPPCVEEVPGQKRKRKCATKLQDFHQWYLAAYADHADSGKPRRKGPTFADMEVLYWKHVKEQLETLQKLQRRKVTERWLPSAKEDLWPVEEERLEDSLEDLGVAADDFLEPEEYAEPEGVMPGEAADLDAEAMPESLRYEELVRRNVELFIATSQKFVQETELSQRIRDWEDTIQPLLQEQEQHVPFDIHTYGDQLVSRFPQLNEWCPFAELVAGQPAFEVCRSMLASLQLANDYTVEITQQPGLEAAVDTMSLRLLTHQRAHTRFQTYAAPSMAQP
- the Ncaph2 gene encoding condensin-2 complex subunit H2 isoform X5, translated to MNFIEAALLIQGSACVYSKKVEYLYSLVYQALDFISGKRRAKQLSLVQEDGSNRAVNSGATYETEDELLSLDDFPDSRANVDLKNDQASSELLIIPLLPMALVAPDEVEKNNSPLYSCQGEVLASRKDFRMNTCTPGPRGSFMLDPVGLCPVEPPDVCPMPRSRKDAEDVEEQPMEVSRNGSPVPVLCVSQEPDGPLLSGGDEDAEDVAELPEVAPEPAEPRTSQQSATLPRRYMLREPRGAQEPASRLQETPDPWQSLDPFDSLDSKLFQKGKPYSVPPCVEEVPGQKRKRKCATKLQDFHQWYLAAYADHADSGKPRRKGPTFADMEVLYWKHVKEQLETLQKLQRRKVTERWLPSAKEDLWPVEEERLEDSLEDLGVAADDFLEPEEYAEPEGVMPGEAADLDAEAMPESLRYEELVRRNVELFIATSQKFVQETELSQRIRDWEDTIQPLLQEQEQHVPFDIHTYGDQLVSRFPQLNEWCPFAELVAGQPAFEVCRSMLASLQLANDYTVEITQQPGLEAAVDTMSLRLLTHQRAHTRFQTYAAPSMAQP
- the Ncaph2 gene encoding condensin-2 complex subunit H2 isoform X4; translated protein: MEDVELDQICISFDEGKTTMNFIEAALLIQGSACVYSKKVEYLYSLVYQALDFISGKRRAKQLSLVQEDGSNRAVNSGATYETEDELLSLDDFPDSRANVDLKNDQASSELLIIPLLPMALVAPDEVEKNNSPLYSCQGEVLASRKDFRMNTCTPGPRGSFMLDPVGLCPVEPPDVCPMPRSRKDAEDVEEQPMEVSRNGSPVPVLCVSQEPDGPLLSGGDEDAEDVAELPEVAPEPAEPRTSQQSATLPRRYMLREPRGAQEPASRLQETPDPWQSLDPFDSLDSKLFQKGKPYSVPPCVEEVPGQKRKRKCATKLQDFHQWYLAAYADHADSGKPRRKGPTFADMEVLYWKHVKEQLETLQKLQRRKVTERWLPSAKEDLWPVEEERLEDSLEDLGVADDFLEPEEYAEPEGVMPGEAADLDAEAMPESLRYEELVRRNVELFIATSQKFVQETELSQRIRDWEDTIQPLLQEQEQHVPFDIHTYGDQLVSRFPQLNEWCPFAELVAGQPAFEVCRSMLASLQLANDYTVEITQQPGLEAAVDTMSLRLLTHQRAHTRFQTYAAPSMAQP
- the Ncaph2 gene encoding condensin-2 complex subunit H2 isoform X2; protein product: MEDVEVRFAHLLQPIRDLTKNWEVDVAAQLGEYLEELDQICISFDEGKTTMNFIEAALLIQGSACVYSKKVEYLYSLVYQALDFISGKRRAKQLSLVQEDGSNRAVNSGATYETEDELLSLDDFPDSRANVDLKNDQASSELLIIPLLPMALVAPDEVEKNNSPLYSCQGEVLASRKDFRMNTCTPGPRGSFMLDPVGLCPVEPPDVCPMPRSRKDAEDVEEQPMEVSRNGSPVPVLCVSQEPDGPLLSGGDEDAEDVAELPEVAPEPAEPRTSQQSATLPRRYMLREPRGAQEPASRLQETPDPWQSLDPFDSLDSKLFQKGKPYSVPPCVEEVPGQKRKRKCATKLQDFHQWYLAAYADHADSGKPRRKGPTFADMEVLYWKHVKEQLETLQKLQRRKVTERWLPSAKEDLWPVEEERLEDSLEDLGVADDFLEPEEYAEPEGVMPGEAADLDAEAMPESLRYEELVRRNVELFIATSQKFVQETELSQRIRDWEDTIQPLLQEQEQHVPFDIHTYGDQLVSRFPQLNEWCPFAELVAGQPAFEVCRSMLASLQLANDYTVEITQQPGLEAAVDTMSLRLLTHQRAHTRFQTYAAPSMAQP
- the LOC114693029 gene encoding thymidine phosphorylase isoform X2 gives rise to the protein MAAPGIPPPLTPEAAGTVSGGGRGEPKQLPELIRLKRDGGHLSEADIRDFVHAVMDGSAQDTQIGAMLMAIRLQGMDLEETSVLTQALADSGQQLEWPKAWHQQLVDKHSTGGVGDKVSLVLAPALAACGCKVPMISGRGLGHTGGTLDKLESIPGFNVTQSPEQILLLLEEVGCCIVGQSEKLVPADGILYAARDVTATVDSVPLITASILSKKVVEGLSTLVVDVKFGGAAVFPDQEQARELAKTLVSTGVGLGLRVAAALTAMDDPLGRSVGHTLEVEEALLCLDGAGPPDLRDLVIRLGGAILWLSGQAETQDQGAARVAAALDDGSALRRFQLMLSAQGVDPGLARALCSGSPTQRRQLLPHAREQEELLAPADGTVEHVLALPLARVLHELGAGRSRAGQPIRPGVGAELLVDVGQWLHRGTPWLRVHLDGPALSGQQRRALQGALVLSDRAPFKAASPFAELVLPPTIAQP
- the LOC114693029 gene encoding thymidine phosphorylase isoform X1; this translates as MPGRDPARSRKLAEAMAAPGIPPPLTPEAAGTVSGGGRGEPKQLPELIRLKRDGGHLSEADIRDFVHAVMDGSAQDTQIGAMLMAIRLQGMDLEETSVLTQALADSGQQLEWPKAWHQQLVDKHSTGGVGDKVSLVLAPALAACGCKVPMISGRGLGHTGGTLDKLESIPGFNVTQSPEQILLLLEEVGCCIVGQSEKLVPADGILYAARDVTATVDSVPLITASILSKKVVEGLSTLVVDVKFGGAAVFPDQEQARELAKTLVSTGVGLGLRVAAALTAMDDPLGRSVGHTLEVEEALLCLDGAGPPDLRDLVIRLGGAILWLSGQAETQDQGAARVAAALDDGSALRRFQLMLSAQGVDPGLARALCSGSPTQRRQLLPHAREQEELLAPADGTVEHVLALPLARVLHELGAGRSRAGQPIRPGVGAELLVDVGQWLHRGTPWLRVHLDGPALSGQQRRALQGALVLSDRAPFKAASPFAELVLPPTIAQP
- the Ncaph2 gene encoding condensin-2 complex subunit H2 isoform X3, whose translation is MEDVELDQICISFDEGKTTMNFIEAALLIQGSACVYSKKVEYLYSLVYQALDFISGKRRAKQLSLVQEDGSNRAVNSGATYETEDELLSLDDFPDSRANVDLKNDQASSELLIIPLLPMALVAPDEVEKNNSPLYSCQGEVLASRKDFRMNTCTPGPRGSFMLDPVGLCPVEPPDVCPMPRSRKDAEDVEEQPMEVSRNGSPVPVLCVSQEPDGPLLSGGDEDAEDVAELPEVAPEPAEPRTSQQSATLPRRYMLREPRGAQEPASRLQETPDPWQSLDPFDSLDSKLFQKGKPYSVPPCVEEVPGQKRKRKCATKLQDFHQWYLAAYADHADSGKPRRKGPTFADMEVLYWKHVKEQLETLQKLQRRKVTERWLPSAKEDLWPVEEERLEDSLEDLGVAADDFLEPEEYAEPEGVMPGEAADLDAEAMPESLRYEELVRRNVELFIATSQKFVQETELSQRIRDWEDTIQPLLQEQEQHVPFDIHTYGDQLVSRFPQLNEWCPFAELVAGQPAFEVCRSMLASLQLANDYTVEITQQPGLEAAVDTMSLRLLTHQRAHTRFQTYAAPSMAQP
- the LOC114693030 gene encoding protein SCO2 homolog, mitochondrial, encoding MVLLALGPKAWPRLSPFKPRVLLRIPGSETLYVKSRHLSGQGQPQGPGLRTRLLITALFGAGLGWAWLTARAEKEQWRQQQRTEALRQAAVGQGDFSLLDHHGQPRCKADFRGQWVLMYFGFTHCPDICPDELEKLVKVVQKLEAEPDLPLVQPVFISVDPERDDVAAMARYVQDFHPRLLGLTGSKEQVAQASRNYRVYYSAGPKDEDQDYIVDHSIAIYLLNPDGLFTDYYGRSRSAEQIVESVRRHIAAFRSILP